GCGAGCGCTGGGCCGCGAAGTTCCTGCGTCGTCAGGGCTATCAGATCGTGGCTCGCGGCCAGCGCACCCGAACCGGTGAGATCGACCTGGTGGCCGTCGAAGGTCGCACGCTGGTGTTCGTCGAAGTGCGCACTCGCAGTTCGGTCGATCACGGCACGCCCCTCGATACGATCGGCCCCGAGAAGCAACGCCGCGTCACCCGCGCGGCGCTCGGCTACCTCAAACGGTTCGGGCTGCTGGGGCAGGCGACGCGATTCGACGTCGTCGCTCTCACCTGGCCGGTCGAGGCCCGCGAGCCGACGGTCGAGCACATTCGCGACGCATTCCCCGCCGTCGGGCCGCAAGGGCTATACAGCTAGCGTACTATCCGCCTCGTCGTATGAGCGCCGTCAGTCGCGTGAGGATTTCCTCGTCGCTCAAAAGCTCGCTCGACAGCACCGGCCTTAGCGGCAACGGCACTTCGTCCATGCGGTGAACCGTGCCACCGACCGACACGCCATAGGGTGCCGTGGCCAGCGCGATGCGCGCCTCGCGACGTGTGGCTGTGTCGCGACTGTCGATGCAAATCACCGGCAACTTGGCGAGCGCCTGTCGCGCCCGCTCGGGCCAGTCGGCCAGTGGATCGGCCGCGACGACCAGCACCACGTCGACTTCCCCTCGCTCGACCAGTTCGACGGCCGAGAACTCGCGACCGTTGTAGCGGGGAAACCCGCGGGCCAGGTTGACGGCAAATGGGTAGCCGGTCTGCCAGAGGATCACATCGTCGGCCCCTGCCGACCCGGCCGCGGCGCGAAGCGGCGTACAAACCGCGCGGGTGTGAGCGTTCAAGTCGCAGGCCAGCGCTTCAATCGCTTCGATGTTCAGCTCACGCCCCGGCCCAGCCGGCAATTCTTCGTCGAACACCAGGACGCCAAAGCTGGCTTGCTTTAAACGCTCGGCCAGCGTGCGCCACACGTCGAGCGCCACGCCCGTCTGACGCAACACCGTCGCTGCGTCCAGGGGCAGCCCGCGCACCAAGGCGCGCAAGGTCCAGAGCGCCTCGAAATCACGCCCTTCGGCCAGCGCGATAAACTCGTCGGCGCGCTCGGCCGTCGCGGTGCGCTCGGCGCCGATCACGATGCAGTATCGGTTGCGACGCCCCCCGGGCAGGAACTCACCGGGGGCGTCGAGCGAGTAACGCTCGAAGTAGCGCGGATGCGAAATCGCTGGGTCGCAGCGCCAAAACACGATCACGTCGCCGCGATGCCGGACCTCGCCCAGCGAGCAGGTCACCTCGCCGACGGCGTTTAGCGCCATGCCGGTCGGCCCATGTTGATGGCTGGTCGGCGTATCGAGGACCGCCCCCAGTTCGTCGGCAAGGGCCACCGCCTGACGCTGGGCTTCGCAGTTCGTTTCGCTCAGGCCATAGATCAGCGGCGACGTCGCGTTCGACAGCAACTTGGCCGCCTCGGCCAGAGCCGTTTCGAGCGTGGCCGGCCGACCGTTGATCTGAACCGGGGTCGCATCGCGCGCGGCCGTTACAGCGTTTCCAAACCACTCGCGCGCCAAGTCACAATTCACCGACAGTTCGACAATCGCCCCGTCGCGTGTGCCAATGGTCAGGTCGTCACACACGCAGCCACAACCGGTGCAGGGGACGTCGACCACTTGCGGTGCATCGGCCGGCTGGCCATTGCCGGCAGCCGGAGTGGTGGTGGAAGAACCAATGGCAGTCTTGGCGGAAGGCAAACGACAGGTCCAGGTTGGAAGTTGCAGCGGGTTCGCGAGCCCTCCCAGTATACCCCAAATCGCCGCACACTCCTGCGCCGTGGAGTCCGCCGATTGGCGGTCTGTAACGCCATCGCGTTATCATGGTGTCAGCTCCCGCCACCCGCCCGCATCGCCCCCCTCGCCGAAAGGGCCCTTGCCATGCCCACCTCTCGTCGCCGTTTGTTGCAATCGGCTGCCGGCGCTTCGCTTTTGGGCCTGGCCGATTTGAGCCCGTTTCGCCCGTTTGGAGAAATCGTCGCCCGCGCGGCGGAATCGACCGCCGACGTGCGCAAGCCGGTTCGCTTTGGCAACGACATCGAGCCAATCGTCCGCCTGCTCGAAACGACGCCTCGCGAACAATGCTTTCCGGCGCTGGTCGAGCAGTTGCGCGGCGGGCTGCCGTACGATCGCTTCTTGGCGGCGGTGTTTCTGGCTGCGGTGCGCAAGAACAACGCCGGACACGACGTCTACAAGATGATCTCGGTTCATCAGACGTGCCAGGCCGTCCGTCCCGAGGAAAAGCTGCTGCCACTGTTTTGGGCAGTCGATGTCTTCAAGGTTCACCAGGCCGATTTTCCCAGCGAGCCATTGGCCGAAATGACCGGCGCGCTCCCAGCGCCGGAGCGGGCAGCCGCCGACTTCGACGCCGCCGTGGCCAAGCTTGATGTCGACGGCGCCGAGCGCGCCGTGATTGCGCTAGTACGCGGCGGGCGGACGCGCGAGCTGATCGAGTCGATGTGGCAATTGGCCATTCGCAACGGCGGCATCGGCGGCCACGGCGCGATTCTGATCTCGAACTGCTTCCGCACGCTAGAAGTCATCGGCTGGCAGGAACCCGAAGCGGCGCTCCGCTTCGCCATCCAGGATTTGTTCCGGCTTTACAGCCGGTTGCTGCCCGACGGCACGTACGCGCCAAACGCGGCCCGAGTCGAGAAACATTTTGACACGCTCCCGCATGACTGGGCCGGCGGCGGCGTGAACCGCGCAGCCACGCTGGCCATGCTCGAATTGATGCGCACCGGCAAGCCGCACGAGGCCTGCGAGCTAGCGATTCAGCAGTTGCACGACGGCGTCGGCGCGACGGCCATCTGGGACGCGGCCCACCTGGGCGCGGGCGAGTTGATGGTCCGGCACGACACCGGCTGGGGCGTCGCCAGCCGCCCGGTGCATAGCAACACTTCGTTGAACGCCATTCACTTCGCATTCCGCACGACCACTTCGGATCGCGCGCGGTTGTTGATGCTGCTGCAAGGCGTCGGCTGGACCGCCGAAAAGACCCGGGCCGATGGGGCCAGCAAATGGCTGCGCGACATCGAACTGGTCCACTTGCCCGAGGCGTCGGTGCCGGAATCGAACGAAGAAGCGGTCGGCGAAATCTTTTCGCTGTTGCCCGAGCGCTGGTATTCGTGGGACGCCAAGACGAGCCAGGGGACGACGACGTACGGCGAGCGGGCCGACGCCGATTTGGCCTGCCGCAAGATGTTCCACCTGACGTCGCGCCGGCCCGAGGCGGCCGCGCTGTTCATGCAGCAAGCCCGGAGTTGGCTCTGTCAGAAGACGACGACCGACACGCACGATTTCAAGCTTCAGGCGGCGATTCTGGAAGACGCCGAGCGCATCAGCCCGATCTGGCGGCCGTACTTGCTGGCGTCGTCGATTCATTTCTTCCACGGCAAACAATCTCGCGACTATCCGACCGTGGAACAGGCCCGCGACGCGGTACGCAAACTCTCTTAATCGCGAGGTTTTGCCCCGGGGATGGCGGTCCCCGAGCTTTCGTGGCATCCTATGGTGCGTTTGCCTCGCATCGCTCGTGCGGGACGTTCTCATCCGCGGAAAAAATGCCACATGCCTATCCAGCAAAGATC
The DNA window shown above is from Planctomycetota bacterium and carries:
- a CDS encoding YraN family protein, which encodes MRWLAEQLARWLRRPPVPLGLRGERWAAKFLRRQGYQIVARGQRTRTGEIDLVAVEGRTLVFVEVRTRSSVDHGTPLDTIGPEKQRRVTRAALGYLKRFGLLGQATRFDVVALTWPVEAREPTVEHIRDAFPAVGPQGLYS
- a CDS encoding formylmethanofuran dehydrogenase subunit B, yielding MPSAKTAIGSSTTTPAAGNGQPADAPQVVDVPCTGCGCVCDDLTIGTRDGAIVELSVNCDLAREWFGNAVTAARDATPVQINGRPATLETALAEAAKLLSNATSPLIYGLSETNCEAQRQAVALADELGAVLDTPTSHQHGPTGMALNAVGEVTCSLGEVRHRGDVIVFWRCDPAISHPRYFERYSLDAPGEFLPGGRRNRYCIVIGAERTATAERADEFIALAEGRDFEALWTLRALVRGLPLDAATVLRQTGVALDVWRTLAERLKQASFGVLVFDEELPAGPGRELNIEAIEALACDLNAHTRAVCTPLRAAAGSAGADDVILWQTGYPFAVNLARGFPRYNGREFSAVELVERGEVDVVLVVAADPLADWPERARQALAKLPVICIDSRDTATRREARIALATAPYGVSVGGTVHRMDEVPLPLRPVLSSELLSDEEILTRLTALIRRGG